The genomic segment GCTGAAGGCCTTCCAACTTCCCATCACTGCCCTTGTTCTCCTCCTGTATTCTCTTAATGCCTCTTACCCATGAAGGAACCAGCTCTGGGATCAGATCCTCCTGTCTTTACACCCTTCACTTGGGTTTCACCACATCCTCCTTGTCACAACTTTAGTTCTCCAATCTGTTATCTTATTTTTAGTCAGTGACCCAGATACATGGCATGTTAACcttcattttatttgatttttaaaatttttattgttataactTACACACAACTCACTTGCTTTTACTTgcacaattcaatgatttttgaTATATTTACAGAATTGCCTACCATCACGACAGGCATAGAGGTTTTTTTTTGGCCtggcagtgtgtgggatcttagttccctgaccaggaactgaacctgtacTTCCTACATTGGAAGATtggaatcttaacccctggacctccaggaagTTCCTAACCTTCATTTTAGTTAACACCAAATGAAATGAACTCAGTTTCCCTTCTGTCCTCATCAATAAGTTGATCCCaaactagtttaaaaaaattatctctaaATTCACTGTGGGCAAGGCTGAGTATTGTGAGCTCCTTTAGTGACATTATTTATACTGGGTCTGTGATGGGCATCACATCAGACCACTGAAAGCATTGCTAGGGAAGCATTTGATAACAACAACTACTCGTCCAAACTTTGCCCCCGGATTGTGGGAGTCCTGACTATGGACAACAGTTTGGGGCATCCCCAGATGCTTTTAAGGTGTTcactctgaatttaaaaaaaatcaaccatcAAAAGATTTGTTGAGAATGACAAACCTAACGTGAAATGAGAACTGTATCCAGTTAACTAAACAGGtgttatatcagatcagatcagatcagtcgctcaatcgtgtctgactctttgcgaccccatgaatctcagcacgccaggcctccctgtccatcaccaacttgcggagttcactcagactcacgtccatcgagtcagtgatgccatccagccatctcatcctctgtcgtccccttctcctcttgcccgcaatccctcccagcatcagagtcttttccaatgagtcaactcttcgcatgaggtggccaaagtactggagtttcagctttagcatcattccttccaaagaaatcccagggctgatctccttcagaatggactggttggatctccttgcagtccaagggactctcaagagtcttctccaacaccacagttcaaaagcatcaattcttcggagctcagccttcttcacagtccaactctcacatccatacatgaccacaggaaaaaccatagccttgactagacggacctttgttggcaaagtaatgtctctgcttttgaatatactatcaaggttggtcataactttccttccaaggagtaagcgtcttttaatttcatggctgcagtcaccatctgcagtgatttttgagcccagaaaaataaagtctgacactgtttccactgtttccccatctatttcccatgaagtagtgggaccggatgccatgatctcagttttctgaatgttgagctttaagcccactttttcactctcctctttcactttcatcaagaggcttttgagttcctcttcactttctgccataagggtggtgtcatttgcatatctgaggttattgatatttctcccggcaatcttgattccagcttgtgtttcttccagtccagcgtttctcatgatgtactctgcatataagttaaataagcagggtgacaatatacagccttgacatactccttttcctatttggaaccaatctgttgttccatgtccagttctaactgttgcttcctgacctgtatacaaatttctcaagaggcagatcaggtggtctggtattcccatctctttcagaattttccacagtttattgtgatccacacagtcaaaggctttggcatagtcaataaagcagaaatagatgtttttctggaactctcttgctttttccatgatccagcagatgttggcaatttgatctctggttcctctgccttttctaaaaccagcttgaacatcaggaagttcacagttcacatattgctgaagcctgacttggagaattttgagcattactttactagcatgtgagatgagtgcaattgtgtggtagtttgagcattctttggcattgcctttctttgggattggaatgaaaactgcccttttccagtcctgtggccactgctgagttttccaaatttgctggcatattgagtgtagcactttcacagcatcatctttcaggatttggaatagctcaactggattctgtcacctccactagctttgttggtagtgatgcttcctaaggcccacttgacttcacattccaggatgtctggctctaggtcagtgatcacaccatcatgattatctgggtcatgaagatcttttttgtacagttcttctgtgtattcttgccatctcttcttaatatcttctgcttctgttaggtccataccatttctgtcctttatcgagcccatctttgcatgaaatgttcctttggtatctccgattttcttgaagagatctctagtctttcccattgttgttttcctctatttctttgcattgatcgctgaagaaggctttcttatctcttcttgctattctttggaactctgcattcagatgtttatatctttccttttctcctttgcttttcttcttttcacagctatttgtaaggcctccccagacagccattttgctttttttgcatttcttttccatggggctggtcttgatccctgtctcctgtacaatgtcaggaacctcattccatagttcatcaggcactctatctatcagatctaggcccttaagtctatttctcacttctactgtataatcataagggatttgatttagggcatacctgaatggtcttgtgatgtgattttccctactttcttcaatttaagtctgaatttggcaataaggagttcatgatctgagccacagccagctcctggacttgtttttgctgactgtatagagctttcccatctttggctgcaaagaatctaatcaatctgatttcggtgttgaccatctggtgatgtccatgtatagagtcttctcttgtgttgttggaagaggctgtttgctatgaccagtgcattttcttggcaaaagtctattagtctttgccctgcttcattccgtattccaaggccaaatttgcctgttactccaggtgtttcttgacttcctccttttgcattccagtcccctataatgaaaaggacatcttttgggggtgttagttctaaaaggtcttgtaggtcttcatagaaccgttcaacttcagcttcttcagcattactggttggggcatagacttggattactgtgatattgaatggtttgccttggaaacgaacagagatcattctgtcgtttttgagattgcatccaagtactgcatttcggactctcttgttaaccatgatggctactccatttcttctgagggattcctgcccacagtagtagatataatggtcatctgagttaaattcacccattccagtccatttcagttcgctgattcctagaatgtcgacattcactcttgccatctcttgtttgaccacttccaatttgccttgattcatggacctgacattccaggttcctatgcaatattgctctttacagcatcggaccttgcttctatcagcagtcacatccacagctgtgtattgtttttgctttggctccatcccttcattctttctggagttatttctccactgatctccagtagcatattgggcacctactgacctggggagttcctctttcagtaccctatcattttgccttttcatactgttcatggggttctccaggcaagaatactgaagtggtttgccatttcctcctccagtggaccacattctgtcagatctctccaccatgacccgcccatcttgggttgccccacaggcatggtttagtctcattgagttagacaaggctgtgatcctagtgtgattagattgactagttaaCATTTAAATGTGATATCAACACAGTAAGCTTCTGTGGCATTAGGTACATTGTAACTTAAAAGTGCCTACATCTTAGGGAACTAACAACAGCCTTCATGGTgcttgcctgtgtgctcagtggtgtccgactctttgggacaccacagactgtagcctgccaggcttctttgtccataggattatcctggcaaaaatactgaagcaggttgctgtttcctcctccggAGGacgtttctgacccagggatcaaacctgcatctcctgcattggcaggtggattctttaccactgagccatctgggaaaccccgaCAGCCTTCCTCAGATGTGGCTAAAGAAATGACTTGATCTGAACTCAAAGGAGACTTCTTTCCCTACTCCTTCCCCCATCATGCTTATTCTGTATTGCTTACACAACCTCTCACATGTCCTCTGCCATGTTCTATTGCAATGGCTCCTTCTGAATGCAAACTGTAGCTGATGTGGTCATTGTGCCCACTGTCCCCCAAGAGTTGACCTATGGTGAAAGGCATGTCCAGGGCCTGAGAGCAGGAACCCAAAGGAAACAAAGATGGAGTGTTGCTGAGCTAAACAAGCAgctatatgtcttctttgttctttctccttGGACCATGAGAGCACACAGCTGCCTTGCTTGGGATACAGATACTGTGGGACAGGGCTTGGGGCTATGGAAACAATAACACCCAATGGGATTAAACCATCACTTGTCTTCCTTGCTATGCTCACTTCCTTCACTGCAGCAAAAACCATGGTCATCCTTCTCTCCCACCATTTCTGTCCAGTCACCTTATAGGCACATCACACTCTCACCTGACTTGCCAGAGAAAGAGAGGGTCTCTGTTGGGATGCACAGAGGAATCCCGAGTTTTATAGTGACATTACTCTGTCCTTCCTGCCCCAAACTCCTTCTGTTGATTATAGAGAGTTCTCAGTTTGTGGGTGCTCCTTCTTTCAGTTTTGCTCTCTGTAGAAATTGGCCCAGCTGCTATTTGGGGGATAGCATTTCccactgaggggcttcccagggggccctagtgttaaagaatttgtctgccaatgcaggagacattggagacatgggttcgatctctgagtcggaaagataccctggaggaggaaatgacaaccccgtccagtgttcttgcctggaaaatcccatgaacagaggagctttgtgggctacaacccatggagtcacacagagtcagacacgattgagagactgagcacacatttcTCCCACTGAAGTCTGCATGGACTCTGTCCCTGTAGGTTGCAGGGTTGAGAGTGGTGTTAAGTCCCTAACTttttggcaggaaggaagaagctTTTAGATTGAGTATAAGCTAAAACATGTTTCCCCCTCTCAACTGAGATCCTTGATACTTCCTGTGTTGCAATAACAACGACCCCTCCTCAGGATATGGGTTCCACAGTTTAACCCCTGCAGGCTCCCTAGGGAGGTGGGGCTCAGAGAGTGGGAGTTAAAGTGCCACCCTTTCACGCAGGCTCCATCTGCAGAGCACTTCCTGTaatttcctttctgcttctgtaATCTCAGCGGGACAGAGGTGTCCCTGTTCCTCTTTGCACAGCCCTGTCTGTGCTCAGCACCTCCTGTGCCCTCTATAATTTCCCTCTTCCTTACAAAacacaggcttctctctctgtATTTACAGCCATCTAATCAGCTGGTAAATTACTTTCAATCAGTGTCAGATTGTGTTTCTCAGATTTGTATCTCTTCATTTAATGAGGCAATTATTGGCTTTCCTTTTTACCATCATTTTACATGTTAGCTGCCATGTTGTGCTGATTAATAATCCCTTTAGTATGAAGGTATAAACTATCAGCTAAGGGAGCATTTATCAAAAGCTAGACAACacaaggcttctcaggtggtgcagtggtaaagcatctgcctatcaATGAAGAAGACACAAGAAATGCCGATTTGCTCCACGGGTCagaaagatgtcctggagaaaggaatggctacccactccagtattcttccctgggaaatcccatggacagaggagcctggctacagtccacagggttgcaagagttggacatgactgagtgactgaacacacacagacaaCACTTACATCACAGGCAAGTTCAAATGCCAGAAAATGGAGTAGAGTCTTTCCCTCCCAGTCTTATGCTTAGTCTTAAATCTCTCAGTCATCAGTGTCATATCTAGATTTCTAGAAGCTTTCTATATTTAACTCCAGCCAGGAATCATTTTCCTTACCTGGCTGCCTGTTAGGACCATCTTGAATGGTtagaggtgggggaagggtggtGGGGCTGTGCCAAGGTGTTTTGTGCCGAAGACTTGAGCTACACCTGGTTATAGAGGCTGCTTGATAACACCTAAAAAACTGTAGGCCAATAACAGGAAATAATTTTTGTGGCTTGTGAAGGTGGTTAAGTCAAGCAGAATAGAAACTGGAGCAATGAAGATAGCAGGTGAAGGCAGAGAGATTGAGGGAAATCACATCCACCTAGACCCTTTAAGTGCACCTTGGATGCTTCACTAGACAGGGGAAGTGTCCTTAAAGGGCTGATGTTAGTAATCTGTTGGTCTGTCTTCTCTTCTGAGAAAGACTCTACTAGTGGGACAGAATCACAGCTGGGAGCCCTTGACCCCTGCCTGTGCTCAACACTCTCTCCTTTGTCTGATGTATCCCCAAGGGCATTCTAGGATTTCTCTAGAGGGACTTAATGGCAGCCATCTGTTTGAAGCAAGTAGATAGAGTGATGGATAATAGGGGATCTGTTTCAAACTTTCCTAGCATGGTGGGCAAGCTGTTTTCCTTTACAGGAAAAGTAGGAGAAAAGTGTAGCTCCTGGAGGCAGACTACATGAGTTCAAGTTCCAGGGGTATTGCTTAGCTTTGTGATCCTGGACAGGGTTCTTAACCTTAACATATCTCAGTTTCCCCACATGGGAACTGAGAAGAATCATTTGGGACACTCATTTGGGAGACCTGTCCTCAGAGCTTAGTGGCCCAGCCACCAGACCAGGGTCTGGAGTTACGGGTCTTCCAGAAGAAGGACTGGCAAGGGTGAAGAAATAGCAGACCCCTACCCAGATCTGTTTAAGGAAGGGGCACCTGGGAACACCAAGCGGCCGAGTAGCCCACTGGGAGCACTGGATCCTATCTGGGGTTAGCAGCGGACATGAGTCCGTCCGTTCTCGGGTGTTGTGCTAAGGCCGTGGAGCCAGGGAGAATAAACATCACAAAGTGAGTTAGGCCCTTCCTGCTGCTCATGCCTCAGAATCACTTCTATGGCTTCATGAGAGTCAGACCTGAGACTCCACCTTGGAGTTACTGAGATGAACAAATCTTGAGGTCAGGCCTTGAGTTTGCAGCTCTTTCCTGGGCTGACCCCAGGCTCTGACAGGAGGAGCTAAAGTCAGCAAAGCCAGGGGAAATGAGGTGGAACTCACACTGGAATCAGCCTACAAACTCACACGTCTTTGGACTGATTCTGACTGTGTTCatttgctagggctgctgtaacaaagaccCACCAACAGGGTGACTTACACAATAGAAATTTGTTGTCTCACGGTTCTGGATgctagaagtctaagatcaagatgTAGGCACCTgtggttccttctgagggcttGGAGGAAGACCCTGTCCCATCCCTTTGTCTTGGATCCTGGGGCTCCGCTCACAATCTTTGATGTTTACAGGCTTGCGATGCATTGCCCCATCTCTGCTTGCAAGTTCTCCTCGTGTTCTCTCTACGGTGTGTCTGTCTCTGGGTCcaaatttctcctcttttttggagATAAAGATACCATTATTATGGATTATGACCTTAATTTAAATTGATTACCTTTATAAAGACCTTATCaacccccccctcaaaaaaaaaggtTACATTCTGAGATGCTGGGGGTTAAGGTTttaacacatcttttttttttttttaaaaatttcttttcccACAGCCCCAACAGGAgccgccaccaccaccccatGGCTTTCAAAGCAGGAGCCACACTCTCCCACCTCCAGAGATTGTAAGGATCTTAACACATCTTTTTGAGGGAAAATAATTCAACCCAAAATCTTGAACAGGTGGGACCTGGATGATAAAGAGTAGAAGGGGAGTAGGAATCATCCGAATTACTTGGAAAGGACATCTGGGCTCCTTGACACGCTCTCAAAACTCAAAATCACATTTGAaaatttctgggggaaaaaaaagaaaaactcacagTATAATCAAGAGATCTGATCTGGATAGATAAGTAACGTTCAGAAAGAATTCTGGTAACAAAAGTGGAGGTaatc from the Bos javanicus breed banteng chromosome 3, ARS-OSU_banteng_1.0, whole genome shotgun sequence genome contains:
- the LOC133245327 gene encoding LOW QUALITY PROTEIN: craniofacial development protein 2-like (The sequence of the model RefSeq protein was modified relative to this genomic sequence to represent the inferred CDS: substituted 1 base at 1 genomic stop codon) — translated: VDVTADRSKVRCCKEQYCIGTWNVRSMNQGKLEVVKQEMARVNVDILGISELKWTGMGEFNSDDHYIYYCGQESLRRNGVAIMVNKRVRNAVLGCNLKNDRMISVRFQGKPFNITVIQVYAPTSNAEEAEVERFYEDLQDLLELTPPKDVLFIIGDWNAKGGSQETPGVTGKFGLGIRNEAGQRLIDFCQENALVIANSLFQQHKRRLYTWTSPDGQHRNQIDXILCSQRWESSIQSAKTSPGAGCGSDHELLIAKFRLK